The bacterium DNA window AAGAACCAAATTAACTTGTTTTAACAATGAGCTTTCCACATATTTCCACTTCTTACCACTTCCTACCACCAAATAAATCGAACAAAAAAAATTTGTCAACAAAAAAATCGAATTTTTTAAAAATTTTTTTAATCCAAAATGCTAACTTATTTAATTTCAATGTGTTAAGAACTTAAAAATTTTTTCTTTGTTTTCCTTAAAAATGATGGTTTATTTTGCAAGTTGGTTTTGAAGCTATTAAGGAGGGATTATGAACATAGAAACAATTCTTAAAGACATAAAATCTTATTACGAAAGGATAATAGACCAGCTCATTCCGATAGTTATTGAACAGACGGGCAGAGGCGAAAGAGCCTACGATATTTTCTCACGGCTTCTTAAAGATAGAATAATTTTCCTTGGCACCGCTATAACTGACCAGGTTGCCAATCTCGTTGTGGCGCAGCTTTTATTCCTCGAAGCCGAGGACCCAACGAAGCCTATTTCACTATACATAAATTCTCCTGGCGGATTTGTTACTGCAGGGCTTGCTATTTACGACACCATGCAATTCATTAAAGCGCCAGTTTCAACCACTGCGGTGGGGCAGGCATCCTCTATGGCAGCTGTCTTGCTTGCAGGCGGTGAAAAAGGCAAAAGAACCGCTCTACCTAACTCGAGAATAATGATCCACCAGCCATGGGGCGGTGTTGAGGGACAGGTGACGGACATCGAAATCCACGCAAAGGAATTGCAAAGGCTTAAGCAACTCCTCAACGAAATTCTTGCATTCCACACCGGACAACCCATAGAAAAGATCGAGAAAGATACTGATAGAAACTACTTCATGTCCGCTCAGGAAGCTCTTGAGTACGGTATTATAGACAAAGTTTATGAAAGGCCATTACCTAAAAAGGGAAAGCAGGGAAGCTGATAAAACTATTTGACAACGATGGTGACTTTAATATCTTTTCAGGGAAATTAAGAGAAAAAACAAAGGAGTGTTTCTATGGTATACTACTTTAATAAAGGCGGCTTTTTGATGTGGCCACTTTTGGGTCTTTTAATTATAGGCCTGGTCATAGCTATAGTGAAATTGTGGACCCTATTAAGGTCAAAAATAAACTCAAAAAAATTCCTTAAAGACATTCTTGAAGCGATAAAGAAAGACGGTCCTCAAAAGGCTATCGACTTATGCGAACACACTCGTGGACCTGTATCAGCAATATTCCATGCTGGCTTATCGAGGCTGGACAAGGGAATAGAGTATGTCGAGCGTTCCATAGAAAACGAGGCAGCAATACAAATGGGGATACTTGAGAAAGGCATGATCTGGCTGTCCACGATAATATCCATCGCTCCCATGCTCGGCTTTCTTGGCACAGTTCAGGGAATGATAGTGGCTTTCGATCAAATAGCGAGGTCAAACGATATAGTGCCATCAGAGGTTGCTGGTGGAATATCGATAGCGCTTCTTACTACATTTTTCGGGCTTGCTATAGCGATACCAATGCAGTTCTTCTACAACTGGTTCGTCTCGATTATCGACAGCATAGTTGTTGATATGGAAGACTCAGCTAACCAATTAATAGAGAACCTTATAGATATGGGAATTTTAAAACACGCGGAAAAGTAAATCATGGCATTAGAAATAAAGAAAAAACAACATCTTCAAAAACAGGCTGAAATACCAACGGCTTCACTTGCGGATATAGTTTTCCTTTTGCTCATATTTTTTCTCGTTACCACATCTATGAATCCAGATAAGGGGCTTGGATTAACTCTTCCGCCACCCGGTGAGGAAATAAAACTATCAAAGGAAAATATATTGTCAGTATATGTAAATTCAAAAGGTGAGATACTCGTTGGGGAACAGGTTATATCGCTTGACCAGCTTAAAATGAAAGTTAAGGAACGGGTTCGGCAAAACCCGAAACTCGTAGTATCATTAATAACTGATATAAATGCAAAATATAAATATATGATAGACGCTCTCGACGAGATAAAACTCGCGTTTGATGAGTTAAAAAAGGAGAATCCAGAGTTTAAGGAGAGAATCTCATTGGCAACGCCAGCATTCTAAAGA harbors:
- a CDS encoding MotA/TolQ/ExbB proton channel family protein, yielding MVYYFNKGGFLMWPLLGLLIIGLVIAIVKLWTLLRSKINSKKFLKDILEAIKKDGPQKAIDLCEHTRGPVSAIFHAGLSRLDKGIEYVERSIENEAAIQMGILEKGMIWLSTIISIAPMLGFLGTVQGMIVAFDQIARSNDIVPSEVAGGISIALLTTFFGLAIAIPMQFFYNWFVSIIDSIVVDMEDSANQLIENLIDMGILKHAEK
- a CDS encoding biopolymer transporter ExbD, with the protein product MALEIKKKQHLQKQAEIPTASLADIVFLLLIFFLVTTSMNPDKGLGLTLPPPGEEIKLSKENILSVYVNSKGEILVGEQVISLDQLKMKVKERVRQNPKLVVSLITDINAKYKYMIDALDEIKLAFDELKKENPEFKERISLATPAF
- the clpP gene encoding ATP-dependent Clp endopeptidase proteolytic subunit ClpP, with translation MNIETILKDIKSYYERIIDQLIPIVIEQTGRGERAYDIFSRLLKDRIIFLGTAITDQVANLVVAQLLFLEAEDPTKPISLYINSPGGFVTAGLAIYDTMQFIKAPVSTTAVGQASSMAAVLLAGGEKGKRTALPNSRIMIHQPWGGVEGQVTDIEIHAKELQRLKQLLNEILAFHTGQPIEKIEKDTDRNYFMSAQEALEYGIIDKVYERPLPKKGKQGS